The genome window ACGTTGCTGCCATTATGTATTTTTCTAGTGTTTGGTGTTTGTGAGGGTAGATCGAGTGAACTACCTGAAGGGTGAAATCGTCCTTttgagtatttttttttttagaaatataAGATTTGTCTTGTTGTTTGACTAAGGTACAAAAAGTGGAATTTTTATAACAAGAGTGAGCTTATCCTCTACTCAGTAGTTTTTTCTTTAAAGGTAAACTTCATAAAACACCAAAAACGACAGGAAATCTCCAAGACGAAGATACTCCAAGTAGTTGTTGACACCAGATCTCGATAAGACtcgtttaacttgattataacaCGTTTACAATATGATTACCACTCGTTAGCTAGTATATAAATGTATAACGGGAAGAAAATGTTATGTAATGTTTGGTGTTTTTGACagccatggctttatagcctggTGACATCTTAGGGGTGGGATAAAGCTTAGAGACCAATAGGTCCCGTATTCGATTCTCACAAGGgaggttttcccatatttattgggtttcctcctgaattagtGTATAAGCATTATGCCTACTGGAGAtagatatgatcgggtgattTCACTGGTGACACaatgatactctagtggtccgtTAATTACTGATCCAAATTTGACgttcaaaaaacaaaaacatgaagAACCCATTGTAAGTGATTCCTCTGCCCAACATGAATACAAAGTAGTACTCGATCAACATTATCTTCTTTAACATGAATTGTAACCATTAAATTTGATTAAAGATGTGAATATATTATCATAGCCAACATCTCACATCAATAACGGATATAAAGGCAACGTAGACACGTAGTACTCATTAATCGACATTTTCTTATTTTAACTCGAACTATAACCACTATATTTGACTAAAGATATTAAATTTGAAGTATAAAATCAATTTATGTCAATCTTTAGTGTCATTTTATTCATTAAATATTGCAATTTAAATAAACATTGCATGAGCATATTGGTTTGGGTGTATACGGTACTTATAGTATGTAATGATTTTTAGGAGGAAAAACAAAATATATGAATAAGGTGTTTTAGGAGGAAAAACAAAATATATGAATAAGGTGTTCGATGTAGTGTTGTTACCAATGTTGTGGAAGGTGCTAGGCGCTAGGCCTAGGGATTAATTGGATTGGAATTTGTATGTGTAATTTTTCAAATTTATACATATAATGTTAGTTTTATACTTTTTATGTAAAAATTCACAAGTTTAGGTATCAAATATAAACTAGTGAAGATGAAGGGGGTTAATTGTTAAAGTACTCAAACTTAAATAAACCTAATCATCCCAATCGTTCATGCCGTTTGTTCCTCCCCTAATCTATACTTTCATCAAACGCAAGAACTCCCTGATGGAGTTTCATCCTACTTTGGTTTGAAATCATGAGTATCATCGGATTTCAAGGTAAGAAGTCGTTTTACTTGGCCTATTTAGTCCAATTTTGACCCAACTTCTATCAATTTTGACCAATTTTAGGCGAAATTTGACCAATTTTGACTTTGACCGCCTAGTTTGACCGATTTGGCCAATCTGGGCGGTAGATCACAGATGAACGATTTATCTCCGCCTAGACGCGATTTTTGCAACACTGGTTGTTAGTACCTACTACTACATTACTACTTTGGAATGTATTATTGGTATATTTGTGCAGTATTAAAGTGTTGAATCCGAAGGTCTAATTACATAAAAGACGACTTGTGATGGATAAGTGTACTTAGTAATATTTTAAATTTCACTTTACCCTATCCAAGAGCTCGCTAATTCTTATATGGATCAACTAAATAAAGAGAAACAAGGCAGAAAAGACTAAAACCTTTAAACGAACATAACTTGAGCTACGATTGAAGTTACGAGGCCCACAGGCAGGCGACGGAAAGTCTCAGTAGGCCGGATCAAGTGGAAAACAGCCTTCGGCGGTTTGAACCAGCTCTCCGACCAAATTCCTTAGATCTAAGGCTCTGATTTTCATCAATCACAAATTTCCCCAAATTTTGCAAACTTTTGTACTAGCTTAAATGGGTAAATCTTTTATTAGCATAATTTACGCATTTATTTATGGTCTTAATTTTAATAATTGTTAGTCAATTTGTAATTTCGAAAATTTTGGCAAACCTGTCAAATTTAGAAACTTCCTACAATATGACACCTACTGTATTAGTTTATGCCTTCACGTTTAACCTAGGGGGTGTTttgcctagcttttattttttggcttatgcttatatttttaagtagcttatagcttattttctatcatttgataagccttgtttaagtgtttggattagcttatagcttTTTTTATATCATTTACCCTTACACAAAGAAGCTTTTTcaaaataagctaaaaaaccatcTTCAAGTAAGCTTCTtaaaattagcttatataagctaataagcataagcttaaaaagctaaaccaaacaccaaattaagcttatttttgtaaaaaaagctaaaaaagctataagctttgttaaaaaagctaggccaaacaccccctaattTTCTTTGAGAATACTTTCTCTATTTATTTTGTGCTTCCGCTTTACATCATATACTAACTTTCTTGGTGTATTCAAGCTAACGACTTATTTGAATTTCTAAAGACGTACTCATAAACATATCCAGCATTACGTTAAAAAGTTACTAATCAATGACAATATTTACCTTGAAATCCATATAAAGAATTGGTTGAGCGATTGGTACATTTACACTAACAAAGTTTATAATGTTGTTAAATGTTTTTAAGGGGAAATTGCTTAGAATAACAACTTACATTCGAACTCACTAATATTAAAAGTTGAGTGATTTAACAAAACctcggatgaaaatgacaacaaaaatgaaaccacagagacccagattcaaaaggtttgaattttgaactaaagtgacaaaagtgaccacatctcagggaccattttgaccACTCTAAAATAAAATCCATCCACTCCCGTTTCGGGGATCTCATATGTTATCCATAAAGCAGATTTCTACAAACCAAAGATGGTATCCATAAAGCAGATTTTTACAAACCATAGATGGTATACAAGAGGCATTAAGAACATAATAAAAGATTATACTAGTTATTTAACTTTTTAATACATgcccaataataataataattgtaacTAACAAACTAAAATATACACCATAGTATGCTTTTGTCCCCTACATATAAAGTACAACATTCGATATTCAAATAGCAATACACCCCCATCCCCCTATTGAAACTTAAATTACATCATACACAATATTTGCCCGTCGAGAAACAACGTTTGCACTTCGTTACTCTGGTCCGAGAAACCATGTGCAAACATACAAGAGCATTTTCTAAAAACATATTACACAAATTTACATTAGGGTATTTCGCATTTTGTTTAAAGTACATTGTGTGCTACCTTCTTTTGTGCTGCAATGTTTCTCTTGAACATGAAGGACATAAGGGATGATCTTAACTTTGACAATATAGGACTTGATGAGTCATCTGCATAAGTAACTGGATGAAGAGGGATCACTCTATCATGAGGGGCACCAAGGGGGCTTGGAAGACACCTAAAACAAGCTTTGGGCAAATTGGGGCCCTTGTACATTCCACATATGTTGGTTATAATGTAAATGTAGTCCTGAAACAATAAAACAGACATATATATCATCGATTGAGATAAAGAAATAGCATGATGAAACGAGTCCTTTTAGTATATAAGGTCAAGTTAACCCGCAAACACGATTGTCTAAAATTTCGTTTTAGGAGTAGAGCTGAAGAAACTAACATCATAAAGTGGTTTTCCATCGACAACAACCCACGGCACATATTTCTTTGGTGGCTCAAGAGAATTTGTCAGGTCTGCGTATTGTAGGTTAAGCTGCATGATGTAAATTCAAATCAAACATATGTGGATTGTAACTTGAAGTGCTTAAATTATGTGTGAAGTAATTTACCTGGTATCCTAACCCGTTACTGTAACAATCTTTCACGGGTTTTGGATCCAAACTTAGTTCCTCAAAGCATGATTCCCATTGATCGAACTTGCCATAGTAGAGGTATCTTTCGACACAGTAGACGAAAGGGAAGTGATCATGCTGCGTACATATTACACGTTTTAGGTATCTCTCGAGTAAGTTTTGATTATTATGTTTGCAGAGAACATTATACTGGCAGACATATAGAGCAAAATGCATAAAATACGATATTCTAATCTGAACTAGAAGATATTCAATCATTCAGTCATCATAAAAATAAAGTTTACCCAAAAATTTTGTGATCATAGGGACACAAAACAGGCAAAACCTTACCACATCAGGCCAAGTATTAATTGCACAAGCTTCCACAGTGTTAAAAAAACATTCCTCTTCACCATGCTGCAATAAACACATATAATAAACCACATGTTATTAAACACCTACTTAAAACTAAAAACATTAATACTCTCATCAAACAATTTCATATATATTTCAACAGCATTAGGGGGAACAGAGTCAGGCAGCTGCCTTGTATTTCCTCATTAGCCCGTACAAACTACAATTTTACCCCCAGTTGagaattacgattttgccccaggTCAAAACTACGATTTTGCCCCAAGTCTTAATTACAGTCTTGCCATCGTTGTAGCTTTTGACAATTTACGATTTTTCCCCTgtcaaaattacaattttgcccctagTTCAAAATTACAGTCTTGCTATCGTTGTAGCTTTTGACAATTTACGGTTTTACCCCAAGccaaaattacgattttccccGTTCAAAATTACAGTCTTGCCAtccttttagtttttttagcaaaccTATGGTAGTCTTTTGTTTTAGTTGGTTTactcgatgtaatttttatttgcTATCGCTCGCACCTCAGCTTAAAATTACAGTTTtaccatcgttttagtttttctttctaacaaaactatgatagtgttttgttttaattaattgaaCAATATTTAGCCTAGCGTCCCGCAACACGGGCAGGGCATAAAACTAATAACGATAATGATAAGTGGAAAAACCTGGCAGGTGATGTTGCCGTTGGAGTTGACCTTAGCGTTGCCGTAAGGAAACAGATGCACATCGGCAATAGCATCGATACCTTCGGAGAACACATCGATCAGGTAATTGACGATGAAGTTCTCACAGTATGGACAAAGTGATTCATAGTAGACCTTCACTTGAACCTTCTCGGCTTCTTCTTTCACTGGAATGATCTCCACAAAATCACTTGATGATGAACAAGTATTGATTGTTGTGTACaagcagatgatgaagatgaggaAGATACGTGCCTCCATGGttgaagttttgttttgttaAGCTTCCTTCAATGTCAATGGTTTGAGGAAGAGTTTAATGTGAGTGGTAGTTATAAGTTATTAACAAAAGAAGGTGGGTCCGTTGGTGTACTGATATTTTGGGTAACTTAGGAAGCTTTACATATCTAGTCCTCCTTTTTGTAGTTATTTATAAAATGCACCTTTTTTACGTTGGTTTGGTATTCTTTATGTGACGTTTTTTGTTTTAGTTCAGTCGGTTTTTATAAAAGTTTTAGAGTAAATTGATAACTATGGTTTAACAAAACAATAAAGCAAATTGGTTGGGTTGGTTAGACCTACCAAACTCTCCAACATGGTTCGGTTTGACAGTTTAAACGgatctttttattttattaaaatcattacTTTCTGTTTAAAAAGGTAAACTGATAAGGTTACTCATGAATATTATACGCCTATACATATTTGTAAATTCTAAAAATAATACATTTATATAGAAAGTGAACCTAGTTGGTACAGTTTACACGACCGGTCCTAAGATTTAAACAGACGAAACCAGTAAACCCAGTTGTTTCAAGTCCTAAACTATGGGTCGAACCATGTAAATTTCAACCCAGCAGAACCGGTTGGTTTAGATGGTTTGATCAAGATGCAAATGTTTATAAACAAGTAGTATTCCTTTCAACAGCAATATAGGACATAAGCTCTGAATATTGAGAGTGTAGGGGGCAATTCTGCTATTTTTCTATCTTTCGCTGTAGAGTGCATAGACCAATCAATAGGCAATAAATAGTAGGCCACCAAGGAGCTTGCGGCTGTTATTTTTACAAATCTATTAAGAATCAACCTTAACATTTTTAGTTTTAATATTAGTCTAGACTTAAATTCCTGGtcggtccctgtggtttgcaaaaattgcagacttggtgcTACTGGtttcaggggcggacctagcatAGAACAAGGGGCAACCCCCTTGACACTCCGGCagtagtgtaaattttgaaaaaaattgaccTTTTTTTGATTTCGTTGCCCCTTTTTATAGAAACGTTGCCCCTTTAGGTTTTTTCTAGATCCGTCACTAactggtttactaattacacatTTGGTCTTGGTGGTTGCAATTTTTAAACTCGGTTGGTCCTTAACACTAACCTAAATTAAATTTCCCAGTCAAGTGTGTGTAAAATTACTAGATTACCCCTAAACAACTAAAAACCTAAACTAATGGCCCcgccatcttcttcctccactgTACCACCACCCTCTTATCTCTCTCCCTTCTAATTTTCAACAGACCATAGCGGTGCAACAGCCAGTGACTACGATCCAGTGGTGGTCCTCTTCAAATCTGATGGCAGAGTGTGGTCTCTGTTCTGATTTACGCTAGATCCAGTGGCTACGAGCTTTTTGGTAAGCATCCCAACTTACAAAACTGCAGGAGGGTTGAGTTGCGTAGGTTAgtgattatatttttttttctttttgtgaaTAAAAACTTTTAGCCCTAAATTAAATCAATACCCGCTAGAAGTTCAAAATTGTTCATCCTTTCCCGATCATACAACTTTCTTTCTAACATGGACTCTAAATATATGATTAACATCAAACTACAAGGGCAATTTGTAAAATTAACCCTAAAGTTTATAGGTTTCTTAATAGTAAATATATCTGCATTTACAAATTCGTTgaactaggtttaaagaagttcgccgcgttgcgacgaatttcttttattatttattctgtgtttacatgtgttttgaaatcactacgagtgTGTTGCGAGCGGAACTGCcgacaaaaataaaaaagaaaatgtagaaaaaaacactaaaagatcaccgaaagaaaatcaaccaaaaaagttgtatggtaatgatgttgttcgtatgaaacccgtggtcagagatgagtaAATTGTTCTGGGTACCAGTACCAAATTTggcgaaccgaaagatcttaagtaccaattcggtatcGACTTTTGGCGTTACTGGTACCGGTTCATTACCGTTTTTTActttcatataccggtaccgtaactggtatgttcggtatcagtaccgattctgtatcggttggcaccgagcttatacctacccctgaaactaaaaaaagaaaaaaattaaaagtcgaagaaaatcaacaaaaaaaagttgtacgacacctttgttcgtacggtaaccgtgatcagggatgagcaaatggtaccgggtagcagcactgaatttcccgaaccaaaagatttccaatatcaattcggcaccaacttttggtgttttctgtattagtgtcggtttttaccttcatgtactgataccgaacatGACCGTACCAGTATTTCGACACCAATACTGGTTcaataccggttgacaccaagtttatcccaacccctgatattaaaaaaaggattaaagttaaaaagttaagaaaataattattattataatattaaaataataaaagtattaaaaaaactatatattattataatattaaaatcactattgaTTTCAATTCATTTATtaatatactaggttataaccccgtgtattacacgggttaagtaaataaaaaatcaaatagttaataacgaaggcttaacaattataaaacgatatttttaaGACGCTTTTCTGATATCCAAACAAAATTTTGTGTCATGTATGATCAAATCTTAtgatgtttgtcaagtttataaatatgaaaGCATTTGAACCATCAATTAGAAGACAGACTGTATCGTCGACTTTCTCACGAGTTTTAACAGTCATGTAAACATACATTTAACAACCCAGGTTTTATTTAAATGATAGTGGTCTTTTAATTTATTAGTTCGGAAAAATGTACTCATCCACTTAactaaaaactaacccccataTTGAAGAtcctcaaatttatatttatcttatattaactaaataaataaatataataaattaatattaaatctcataatactttaataaaatattatcctcaaatttaaattgttaatttaataaatttttaaaacaaatacctctctttcctacttatcttatattaaatatataaataataaattaacattaaatgt of Helianthus annuus cultivar XRQ/B chromosome 1, HanXRQr2.0-SUNRISE, whole genome shotgun sequence contains these proteins:
- the LOC118481930 gene encoding gamma-interferon-responsive lysosomal thiol protein-like, whose translation is MEARIFLIFIICLYTTINTCSSSSDFVEIIPVKEEAEKVQVKVYYESLCPYCENFIVNYLIDVFSEGIDAIADVHLFPYGNAKVNSNGNITCQHGEEECFFNTVEACAINTWPDVHDHFPFVYCVERYLYYGKFDQWESCFEELSLDPKPVKDCYSNGLGYQLNLQYADLTNSLEPPKKYVPWVVVDGKPLYDDYIYIITNICGMYKGPNLPKACFRCLPSPLGAPHDRVIPLHPVTYADDSSSPILSKLRSSLMSFMFKRNIAAQKKVAHNVL